The following DNA comes from Nocardioides sp. JQ2195.
GTCGCGCCTGGGCCCGCCAGGTCGAGTGCTCCCGTCCGGCCGACCCCGCTCCTCGACCGGCTCGACCACTCGCTCGGTCGCCGCCCCGCAGGGAGCGCAGTGCGGCGACGAGGTCCCCGCCGGGTGCTCGGACGTCCTCGGCCAGCATCGCGACGACCTCGGCGGCTCGTCGTAGGCCGACCAGCTCGGCGCCGTCGATCAGGGCTCGGGCCAGGCGCGGGTCCGTCGGCACGTCCGCGATGAGCCCGCCCCGGTGGGTGATCCGCCCCGCGTCGTCCACCGCGCCGATCTCCCGGAGCGTCGCACGAGCGGCATCCAGGGCATGGGCCGGCGGCGCGTCGAGCAGGGCCAGCCCGGCGCCGTCCGGGCTCCCCCACCGTGCCACCTCGAGCGCGAACGAGGTGAGGTCGGCGGTGGCGATCTCCGGCTCGGGGTGCGCAGCGAGGTGGGCGTGGTCGGCCTCCGACCAGCAGCGCAGCGCCGCACCGGGTCCCAGTCGGCCGGCACGCCCGGAACGCTGCTCGGCCGAGGCGCGGCTGACCGCGACCGTGACCAGGCCGGCCAGGCCGCGCCGGTGGTCCACCCGGGACTCCCGCGAGAAGCCGGCATCCACGACCACACGCACCCCGGGCACGGTCAGCGACGACTCGGCGACCGCCGTCGAGACCACCACCCGACGGCCAGGTCCCTCGCTGAGGGCGCGGTCCTGCTCGGCCGCAGGGAGCCGCCCGTGCAGTGGACGTACGTCGACACCGGTGCCGGCCAGGCGACGTACGGTCGCGTCGACCTCCGCCACACCCGGGACGAAGACCAGCAGGTCCCCCTCGTGCTCGGCCAGCGCGCGTCGCACGGTGGCGGCGACGTGGTCGTGGAACGCGGGCGTGATCCCGCGGTCGTCGGTGCGTCGTTGCCCGGCTGGTTGCGGGCACCAGACCGGCTCGACCGGGTGCAGCGCACCCGGGACGTCGACCACCGGCACCGGATTGCCGGACCCGAGCAGCGCAGCGGTGCGCTCGGCCTCGATCGTCGCTGACATCGCGACCAGCCGCAGGTCCTCGCGCAGGGTGGCGCGAACGTCCAGCAGCAGGGCCAGCGTCAGGTCGGCGTCCAGGTGGCGCTCGTGCACCTCGTCGAGGATCACCGCGTCCACCCCGGGCAGCTCGGGGTCCTGCTGGAGCCGGCGCAGCAGCAGCCCCGTCGTCACGACCTCGATCCGGGTGCCGTGCCGGACCCTGCGGTCCCCGCGAACGGCGTACCCGACGGTCTCACCGATCGGCTCCCCGAGGAGGGTCGCGAGGCGTCTGGCGGCCGCACGCGCGGCGATCCGGCTGGGTTGGGTGACCACGACCCGACCGCGCACCCCGGCTGCCACTGCCGGCGGCACCAAGGTCGTCTTCCCGGTGCCCGGAGGTGCGTGCACCACGGCAGCGCCGAGGTGCGTGCACCACGGCAGCGCCGACGGACTCCATCGCACCCGCGATGGCCGACAGGCCAACCAGCACGGGCAGGTCGGGCGGCGCAGCGAGCAGCCCCTGGATCGGGTCGGACACCCCTGCAGTGTGCCCGACGCCGCCCGGGTGCACGCCACCGTCCTCGAGCGAACCCCGGTGACGCTCGCCGCGGTGGCTCCCGAGTGGCACACTCGCACCATGGAGACGGCGGGGCTGTCGCAGCCGAATGTCCTGGTGGTGATGTTCGACCAGGTCGCACCGTCGGCCCTGCGCTGCTACGGCAACCCGGTGACCCTCACCCCGACCATCGACCAGCTGGCGCGCACGGGGGTGGTCTTCGACGCGGCGTACTCCAACAGCCCGCTGTGCACCCCGGCGCGCTACTGCATGATGACGGGGCGGCTGCCGTCGGGCACGGGTGGCTACGACAACGCCGCCTACCTGCCGAGCACGCAGCCGACACTGGCGCACTACGCGAGGCTCGCCGGCTACCGCACCGTGCTGGACGGCAAGATGCACTTCGTCGGCCCCGACCAGCTGCACGGCTTCGAGGAACGGCGCACCACCGACATCTATCCCGCCGACTTCGGCTGGACCCCGAACTGGCTGCAGCCCGACGAGCGCATCGACTGGTGGATGCACAACATGGACTCCGTCAAGGAGGCCGGCACGGCCGAGGTGACCAACCAGCTCCTCTACGACGACGAGGTCGGCCACCAGGGCATCCGGGCGCTGCACGACCTGGCCCGGGCCGACGACGAGAGGCCTTGGCTGCTTGTGGTCAGCTTCACGCACCCGCACGACCCCTACGTCACGCGCTCGCGCTACTGGGACCTCTACGACGGTGTCGACATCCCGCTGCCCTCGGTCGGACGCGACGACGTGCCGCTCGACCCGCACACGGAGCGACTGCGGCGGTTGAGCGCGATGGACGAGGTCGAGATCACGGCCGACGACACCCGGCGCGCGCGTCGCGCCTACTACGCGAACCTCTCCTACCTCGATGAGTGGACCGGGCGGCTGATGTCGACCCTGGACGCGCTGCAGGTCCGTGACGACACCATCGTGGTGCTGCTCGCCGACCACGGAGACATGCTCGGCGAACGCGGGCTCTGGTACAAGATGAGCTTCTTCGAGGACTCCGCGCGGATCCCGATGATCGTCAACGCGCCGAGACGGTTCGCGCCCAAGCGGGTCGGCGAACCGGTGTCGCTGGTCGACGTCCTGCCCACGGTCACCGAGCTCGCGGGTGACCGCGTGCCTCCCAGCGTGACCCCGTTGGCGGGCCGCTCCCTGCTCGACCTGTGCGGCGACCAGCCGCCGACGCACGATCCGCTTCCTCGCGAGGTCATCGGCGAGTACTGCGGAGAGGGCGCCGTCGCCCCGATCCTGATGCTCCGACGGGGCGACCTGAAGTTCGTGCACTCCCCCGTCGACCCCGACCAGCTCTACGACCTCGCCACGGATCCGGCCGAGCGGAAGAACCTGGTCGATGAGCCGGGCCTCGAGGGAGCCGTCACCGCGTTCCGCCGCAGCGTCGCCGAGGGATGGGACCTCGACGCGCTGTACGACGACGTCATCGCCGACCAGTCGCGTCGGCGGCTGGTGGACGCCGCGCTGCGCACCGGCAAGGTCACCCCGTGGGAGTACGCACCGCCGGTGGACGCCAGTGCGCAGTACATGCGCAACCACCTCGACCTCAACGAGGTCGAGCGCGGCGCGCGCTTCCCCCCGGCACCCAGCCGCGTGGTCAACGACGAAGGGCCCGACCGGCGGTGATTCCCGCAGGTCAGGCCCTTCACTTGCTCCCCCGGCTGGACTCGAACCAGCAACCCTCCGGTTAACAGCCGAATGCTCTGCCAGTTGAGCTACAGGGGATCGTTTGGCAGCGCCGGAAGAATAGCAAGGACTGGGTGGCCACGCGAAATCAGGCTCGCTGTTCCAGGGATTCGACCCCTGCCCGGGCTCAGTGCGCGCCGGGCCCGACCTCGTCCCGAGCGGCTGCCAAGGCCACCTCCGCCCGTCGGCGCACCTCCGGATCGTCGGGGTCGACGCCCTCGTCGAACTCGTAGACCCACTCCACCGGCTGGTGTCCACGCGGCGCGCGTCGGCCGATCACGATCACCCCGCGCTTCCCGTGGATGGGCACGTGACGCTGGAGGACGATGCTCGCCGTGACCCGCTCCCGGACCAGCTCGAGCAGGCGGCCGGGCTCCTCGAGCGGCAACGCGTGGGCGGGACGCTCCCGCCCCCAGCTGCCGACCTCGGAGACCGTCAGCGTGGCCTCGTCCTTGTCCCAGTCGGCGCGTTCCACGATCTCCCACGGGATCCGCTGCGCGTCGACGTAGAGCGCATCACGGGTGCCGACGACCACGCGGCCGTCGGCCGTCACTGCTCCTGCCAGGGCCTTCTCGCCCGGCCCCACTGCAGCGGTCCGGACCTCGTCCGGGAGTTGGTGGCGCAAACGGATCACTGCTGGCTCCCCATCGCTCGCTCTCGCAGGTGCCGGCGCCGCTGCTCGAGGGACATCAGCTCGGCGAAGGACGTGCTGTAGTCGTCCGCCTGGGCAACCGGGTCGGTGCGTTGGAGTCGACTCTTCACGTCGGTCAGGCGCCGGGTGGCGGTCAGCTCCATCAGCTTGAAGACGTGCGCGTGCACGTAGGCCAGGTCGGGCTCCTTCGACGTCATCAAGGGCTCGACACTCAGCTCGGTGAGCACACCCGAGACCGTCGGGTCGGTGGTCTGGTCACGCAGCCTCGCCGTCCATCCGGCGTCGGCGGACGCCGGTCCGCCCGAGGCCGCGATCGCCTCCCACACCGCACGGTAGGTCGGGTGCGTGAAGTCATCGGGCCCCAGGTCGCGGGCCGCAGGCTCGACCAGGGCGGGGTGGTGCAGGACGAGCTTCAGCGTGGCGCGCTCGATGGAGAAGCGGGGATCGCGCAGGTTGGGCAGCGGCGGGGCAGGGGGTTGCTGGGGCGCCTGCTGGGCTGCCTGACGTGCTGGGTCCTGGCTCGGGGCAGCGTTGCCGGCTCCCGGCTGCTGCCGCGCCGCCCCGCTGCCCCGAGCCGGGCGCGCGGCCGCACGGCGTACCTCTCGGCGGGCCTCGTCGACGTCGACCCCGACCATCTGCGCGATCTCCCGGGAGAACGCCTCCACCTTCGACTTGTCGCGCACGCTCGACACCATGGTGGCCGCCTCGCGCAGCGCGTCGACCCGTCCGTCGGCACGCTCGAGGTCGAAGCGGGCGAGCACGTTCTCGAGGGCGAAGCGATAGAGGGGGCGACGGTTCTCGACCAGCTCGCGCACCGCCTCGTCCCCGCGTTGGATGCGCAGGTCACAGGGGTCGAGGCCGTCGGGGGCCACCGCGACGTAAGTCTGCGAGGCGAAGTTCTGGTCGCTGCGGAACACCTTCATCGCGGCGTTCTGACCGGCCTGGTCCCCGTCGAAGGTGAAGATCACCTCGCCGC
Coding sequences within:
- the hrpB gene encoding ATP-dependent helicase HrpB; translation: MPPAVAAGVRGRVVVTQPSRIAARAAARRLATLLGEPIGETVGYAVRGDRRVRHGTRIEVVTTGLLLRRLQQDPELPGVDAVILDEVHERHLDADLTLALLLDVRATLREDLRLVAMSATIEAERTAALLGSGNPVPVVDVPGALHPVEPVWCPQPAGQRRTDDRGITPAFHDHVAATVRRALAEHEGDLLVFVPGVAEVDATVRRLAGTGVDVRPLHGRLPAAEQDRALSEGPGRRVVVSTAVAESSLTVPGVRVVVDAGFSRESRVDHRRGLAGLVTVAVSRASAEQRSGRAGRLGPGAALRCWSEADHAHLAAHPEPEIATADLTSFALEVARWGSPDGAGLALLDAPPAHALDAARATLREIGAVDDAGRITHRGGLIADVPTDPRLARALIDGAELVGLRRAAEVVAMLAEDVRAPGGDLVAALRSLRGGDRASGRAGRGAGSAGREHSTWRAQARRLERLVETKTPGDGSASLTDDVAVGLVVALAHPDRIARRRSGSSSYLMTSGTGAELDPRNPGPLAGLEWLAVADASRRPGRREATIRSAAPITEDLALEAAAPLWTESSDVTWSDGRVRSRQRTLLGAIELTSVPLPDPPLDLVAGAIGEGLARDGLDVFTWSESATSLRARLSFLHRILGDPWPDVSDAALTENLQSWLGSELARVRSAKDLQRIDITSALRRLLPWPEAGRLDELAPERVVVPTGSALRVDYRADQPVLAVRLQEVFGWASVPTLADGRVPLLLHLLSPARRPAAVTADLDSFWDNGYPGVRSDLRGRYPKHAWPDDPRTAPATRRTKRAGD
- the betC gene encoding choline-sulfatase; translation: MTTTRPRTPAATAGGTKVVFPVPGGACTTAAPRCVHHGSADGLHRTRDGRQANQHGQVGRRSEQPLDRVGHPCSVPDAARVHATVLERTPVTLAAVAPEWHTRTMETAGLSQPNVLVVMFDQVAPSALRCYGNPVTLTPTIDQLARTGVVFDAAYSNSPLCTPARYCMMTGRLPSGTGGYDNAAYLPSTQPTLAHYARLAGYRTVLDGKMHFVGPDQLHGFEERRTTDIYPADFGWTPNWLQPDERIDWWMHNMDSVKEAGTAEVTNQLLYDDEVGHQGIRALHDLARADDERPWLLVVSFTHPHDPYVTRSRYWDLYDGVDIPLPSVGRDDVPLDPHTERLRRLSAMDEVEITADDTRRARRAYYANLSYLDEWTGRLMSTLDALQVRDDTIVVLLADHGDMLGERGLWYKMSFFEDSARIPMIVNAPRRFAPKRVGEPVSLVDVLPTVTELAGDRVPPSVTPLAGRSLLDLCGDQPPTHDPLPREVIGEYCGEGAVAPILMLRRGDLKFVHSPVDPDQLYDLATDPAERKNLVDEPGLEGAVTAFRRSVAEGWDLDALYDDVIADQSRRRLVDAALRTGKVTPWEYAPPVDASAQYMRNHLDLNEVERGARFPPAPSRVVNDEGPDRR
- the dnaG gene encoding DNA primase, producing MAGRIRDDDIAEVREKARIDEVVSSYVTLRNAGGGSMKGLCPFHDEKSPSFHVTPARAFFHCFGCQEGGDVFTFLMKIDGVSFAEAVERLADKYGVQLRREEGGAPEAPRGPRRSQMIDAHKQAQAFYADALGSPDALAARQFLDGRGFDKDAAETFGVGFAPRDGDALFKHLRQKGFSEEELVTGGLVARGRSLYDRFRGRLVWPIRDSSGDVIGFGARRIFDDDRIDAKYLNTPESPIYKKSQVLYGIDLARREIARSGKAVIVEGYTDVMACHLAGVPTAVATCGTAFGDDHARILRRFLHDHDDSRGEVIFTFDGDQAGQNAAMKVFRSDQNFASQTYVAVAPDGLDPCDLRIQRGDEAVRELVENRRPLYRFALENVLARFDLERADGRVDALREAATMVSSVRDKSKVEAFSREIAQMVGVDVDEARREVRRAAARPARGSGAARQQPGAGNAAPSQDPARQAAQQAPQQPPAPPLPNLRDPRFSIERATLKLVLHHPALVEPAARDLGPDDFTHPTYRAVWEAIAASGGPASADAGWTARLRDQTTDPTVSGVLTELSVEPLMTSKEPDLAYVHAHVFKLMELTATRRLTDVKSRLQRTDPVAQADDYSTSFAELMSLEQRRRHLRERAMGSQQ